Below is a window of Malania oleifera isolate guangnan ecotype guangnan chromosome 1, ASM2987363v1, whole genome shotgun sequence DNA.
CGAGCCAAAAAGGTAACTCTTAGACtcgagagttttttttttttgggggggggggggggggcacaaCTGGTATAACCTAAAAGAGACCCTAACATTAAACTCCACACTAACTCTATGTAAGACTAAAAAATGAAAAGACATCAAGGGATTAATAGAAATTAGGTAACGTTTGTTAATTAGGTTCGCATACTAATCTTTACTCCCTAGTAACATATCTGAAATATAATCCCAGCAATCCATTAGTAGGGAAATCAATAGGGAGGTATCCCAAATGCCTATAAAAAGGATTCCTAAGGTAAGACTTCTCATCTCATTCTTATTCACTCCTTTACTGTTGCGACCATATAATCCTTCCATATTTCCTgacttaggcattggagtgatcTCCCTTAGTAAACCTTGGGTCTTTTGTCCTCCAAGCCATCTTTCTCTCATTCTTGTTTGGTGATCGAAGTCATCATTGATCCAAATTCTACCGGACAAATTTTGGCTGCTAGTCTCTTTGCACTTGTCATGAACAATTCCTTTCTATTGGGTGGCAAATTTGTCGGGGGAGATGTGGGTTACAAAATGAATCCAAGGTTTAAGACTTGAACATATTGTTTTAGGCCATATTCAGGGCCTTTATATAAGGGTAATTGATATTAAATTTTGTTGATCACAATAAATTTGTCAGTAGCTTCTCCAAGAATGTATTTGATTAAAAGGAGTGCTTGGGTAGCATTTACTCTGTACCATTTGATCCATCAGCTCAAACTTCTTAGCCCTATGCTGTTGTTTACTCTATTAGGTTGGAGGTCAATACCGGAGTAGTGATGATGGTGAACCATCGGGTACAGCTGGCAAACCAATACAGTCTGCAATAGACTTTTCTGGACTAGATAAAGTGATGGTGGTTGTGATCAGGTGAAATATTTTCACATTACAATGATTCATTTTACCTTCATTGGTATCAACTTCAATTTATCTTATTGTCTTTTGGCAAAGGAACTGCTTGTGCTATATAGCCTATATTGTGAATATATAATGTTCTTTGACAAATGGTAAACTCTCCAGCTGTGATCTTAAGCATGaacttatttttttttgggtttgctTGTTCTGTGGATgagcttcttcttcttgttttttatGCAATGTTTGAGCCGAATTTGGTGTGTTTCCAATTCTGTATGCCTAATTTCAGGCATTTTGGAGGTATCAAGCTTGGCACTGGAGGACTAGTCCGGGCTTACGGAGGAATTGCATCTGAATGCTTGAGAAATGCACCCACCCTTCTTATGAAATCTAAAGTACATGATTTCCTATTGAATACTTTCTTGTGTCCTTTGTTCTTTTTATCCATCTTCTGTTGGTGAAGGCATGTGATGCAGATCTCCCCCCCACCCCTCTCTTTCAGATTACACATTCTTTATGGATTGAAAGTTCaactttttggatatttaatttaGGGAATAGCTTTTAATTGTAGGTTTCGATGGGTGTGGAGGTCCCCTTTGATCTATTAGGAATTTTGTATCATCAGGTAACCTTGCTCATGCTAATGTGATGGAGTGTGAAAAGTTTGTCTACATTTCACAATTTGACCTGAAAAAGAGTACCATGTGCTTGGTGGTTGCAGCTACAATCTTTTCAAGTTCAGGACATAAAGCAAGACTATGAAACCGGTAAAGATGGAATTACCATGGTAACCTTCAAAGTTGATTTTGATCGGGTTGAGAGTTTGAAGGATGCTATCAAATCCCATTGTAGCCGGGAACTTGAGTTCTACTAGTTATGGAATGGACATCAGCAATCATAACTCCTTTTTTATCATCTTCACATACACAAGTACAGAGTTCCCAATATAGCTCATTATATCTAGATATGTTTTTCCTCTGCTTGTCACTAATCATGCCCAACATGAGGATGCTAGTCTTGATATTCTCAGTAAAGTCAATTGCA
It encodes the following:
- the LOC131151666 gene encoding uncharacterized protein LOC131151666, with product MKLATLKPFPSHCFKLTHHHHRISSSFFRISALTRPMASSSSSSGAYTTIRETVTFGKEIKKSKFIAIAGPISDDKSANSFLSQVRDPKATHNCWAYKVGGQYRSSDDGEPSGTAGKPIQSAIDFSGLDKVMVVVIRHFGGIKLGTGGLVRAYGGIASECLRNAPTLLMKSKVSMGVEVPFDLLGILYHQLQSFQVQDIKQDYETGKDGITMVTFKVDFDRVESLKDAIKSHCSRELEFY